The DNA region GCAAGGAAAGCGAAATCGTTAAAATCCTGGAATACTGCGGCAAAAATAAAATCACTCTCATTCCTTTCGGAGGCGGGTCTTCCGTGGTAGGGGGCCTGGAAGTGATCAAGGGCAAAGGGCACAGGGCGGTGATTTCCCTGGATACGACCAGGATGAACGAATTCCTTTCCTTGGATGAGGAAAGTCATACCGCCACCTTCCAAGCCGGAATTTACGGTCCGAAACTGGAATCCATCCTAAACGAAAAAGGATATACACTGGGACATTTTCCCCAGTCCTTCGAGTACTCCACTCTCGGAGGTTGGATCGCGGCAAGAAGCGCGGGACAGCAATCGAATCGTTACGGTAAGATCGAAGAGATATTGACGAGCGCCAAATTGATCTCCCCTTCCGGAACGGTGGAAACGCTTCGCACACCTGCCTCCTCTACCGGGCCGGATTGGAACCATATCATTGCCGGAAGCGAAGGTTTGCTGGGAGTGATTGTGGAAGCCACCGTCAAAATCCATAAAATTCCGGAGAAGAGGAAGTATTTCGGACTGGTATTTCCGAACTTGAACGCCTCCCTCGGTTTCATTCGAACGGCCGACCACGAAGAAATAAAAACCTCCATGCTGCGCCTTTCCGACGCAAACGAGACGAGATTGTACGAAATCTTGGGTGAATTAGGAAAAAAGAAAAATCCCGTCCGCGTCTTAAAGAAATGGATCCAGACTCGTGTCCTAGATGCAAAAGGGATAGGATCGGAAAAATGCGTCGTTTTAGTCGGACTGGACGGTTCCGAAAAAGAAGTAGCTCATTCCTTTGAAAATCTGAAGCGGATCTGGAGAAAGAGCGGCGCACTGTACGCCGGAGAAAAACTGGGACAAAATTGGATTCACGGTAGATACAATATGCCCTATTTAAGAAATCATATTATGGAATTCGGATTGGGAGTGGACACGATGGAAACTTCCACCACATATGAAAGGTTGGAAGCTCTCCATGCGGCGGGCTTGGAAGCTCTGCAAAGCTCCATTCCCGGATCCATAGCGATGTGTCATCTTTCTCATAGCTATCCGGAAGGCGCTTGTCTCTATTACACCATCCTATTTCCGATCGAAGAGAAAAAACCCGAAGAGCAATGGAAGAGAATGAAGCGAAAAGTTTCGGATGCATTCTCCGCTCATAAAGCTCCGATCAGCCACCATCACGGTGTGGGATTGGATCACAAACCCTGGTATGAAAAAACACTAGGAACTGCGGGAGTTTCCGGTTTGAATGCGCTGAAAAAATCCTTGGACCAAAAAGAAATCCTGAATCCTGGCAAAGTCTTTCATTCCTGATCCGCCCAAAGGAGGTTCTAGAAAAAGGAACCGGACTCGTTCTTTCCGTTTTATCGGAAAACGGGTCTTCTCTTTTCCAGAATCGATCTCATTCCTTCCTGTCCGTTGGCGGAATGAATGGCGGCAGCCAATAGATCTATATCCCGTGTCTCCAATTGGCTCGCGACCAATCTTTGGGAATCCCGCAATGATACTTTGATTCCTATGACGGACTCCAAAGCCATAGTCGCGAATCCGTCGCACCATTTTCTGGCCTTTGCGATCAAATCCTCAGGAGTTGCGGAATCGTCGACCAAACCCAAGGAAACCGCTTCTTCCGATTTCAATCCCTTTCCGGAATAAAGCAGTTCTCTTGCCGTTTTGACTCCGACCAATTCTTTTAATACGAAACCTGCGGTGGATGGGAAATTCAACCCGATCAAAGATTCCGGAAATCCGATCCTTCCCTTTTTTTCCACTAAGATCCGATAGTCGGAAAAAATCGCCAGGACGGCCCCTACGCCCATAGAATGTCCGTTCATGGCGCAAACCACGGGACGATTCGCAAAAAGCACTTTCCCGCAGGCACCTAACGCCTCTCCCAGCACTCTCTTGATTTCCGCCAGATCTTTCCCGACAAAAATTTCAGGATCGAATCCGTTGGAAAAAAACTTGTCGTTCCTTCCCGAAAGTAAGATCGCTTTGACTCCGGCATCCTTTTCGGCATCGTCCATTACTTTACGCAACGTACGAAAGAATTCCACATTCAAAGAATTGAATTCGTTCGTTCTAATATATAATTCTAATATATGTCCGTTTTTTACTACTTCGATCATCTGGATGATTTTCCTTTTTAAAACCCGAAGACGGAGGGAGAAATGCTCTCGATACGATTCGTCTTCTTCATTTTGATTTCGATACGATTTTGGTCGGAGGAATCCTCTCTGGATACGATCCGGGTCAGGGTCACCTTGGGAGGAAATTCCACTTCGCCTTGGACGCTTGTCACCGCTTTCACGTTTTTGCGGCTGGAGTTCCACTCGACGGTAGCCACGCCTCTTTCCGTGACGTAATAAGTCCATTCTTCCCCGGCTTTCCGAACCAGAATGATCCCTTCCTTAGGTTGGACAAGAGTGGAATTCGGCTGAAATAGCCGGGCGTTCTGGCTGGAAAGTAAATAATAAATAACGGGAAAAGGTACGATGGTGCGCTTCCCTCCGTTGGGATCGGAAAGCAGAATATCGTCCATAGGCTGTTCGTGTATCTTTTCCTGTGCGGCAGTTTTGATTCGAATCTGTTCCCCGTCCGTGTAAACCTTTGAAACGCTGATCCCGAAAAGTCGGTCCGTCAGTTCGATCTGCATCTTACCGGTGGGCTTATCGTAATAGATCTTGCCGTTCAGGGAAAAAACGTCCTTTTTCGGAACGAAGTTCTGGATGCGAATTTCGAATTCGCCCGAATAAGACGTCCCCTTGTCTTCGATCCTTCGAACTTCCTCTAAAAACCTGGAACCTTCCTTGGATTTGGCACTGGTAAAAACCAACTTTCCTCTGGAAGGAAAGCTGATCTCTTCAATTTCGGCGGTCGCACAACCCGCAAATAATAACAGCAGGATTCCCGAACCCAAGGACCGGAAATACGTTCGATTCGGTTCCAAATTTTCTTCCTCCCGGTTTCATTCAAGGTTTGGAAAAAACCGGTTTCAATTTCAGCTTCTCCAGTTTTTGTCGGATTCGGACTTTGTCTTCCTTCTTTTGAAATAGCTTTTCCGATTTTTCCCAATAAGACCTGGAGTCGCCCAACTCTCCACGATCGAAATGGAGGTCTCCCAAATGTTCGTAAATCGTAGGATCTTTTTCGTTCTTCTCCTGCATGATTTGGTTTGCCAAATTCAAATGCAGCAAAGCGTCTTCCAAGCGACCCCGCTTATAATAAATCCAGCCCAGACTGTCCTGGTAGGCTTCGTTATCCGGCGCAAGCTCCACCGCTTTCCGAACTAGCGAGTAAGCTTCTTCCAATCGATTTCCGTTTTCTGAAAGATAATATCCCAAATAATTGTAGGCGATTGGATTCTCCGGATCCAACTCTATGGATTTGCGCAGGTCCGTTTCCATATCGACGATCTTTCCCAATTTTTCCAAGGTGATGGCTCTATAAAAATAGTAGATTGCAGTCTTGGGTTCCAGAGAAATCGCTTCTTCGAAAGCGTGTCTGCTTCCTTCGAAATTCTCCGCTTGGGAAAGCAGCACTCCTAAAAGATAATGGGCGTAGGAATTCTTAGAGTCCTCCGCGATCACCTTTCTGGTAATCTGCTCCGCTTCCGCAAACTTACCGGGGGGCTGGCTTCTAAGCAGAAAAGCCAAATGTAGATCGTATTTTCGTGCGGCTTCGGAATTTTCGGACAATTCTATCGCCTTTCGAATCGCTACGATCGCGCGAAAGACGGAACCGGATTGTTCGTAAGCCGTAGCCAGGAAATTATATCTTTCCGCAAGATCCGATTTGGATGCGTTGCTCTTTACGGCCAATTCGATGGATTCGTTGACCAGGGTCTCCGCGAGATTCCAAAGCTGCGATTGCACGGCGATTCCGGCCGTCTCCATAAGTTCGCGGGAAAAGACTTCGCTCTTAAAATCCGGTTCGTGCTTTAGAATCTCCATCATTGCCAATCGGACCCAAAGACGGTTCGGATATTTCTCCCGAACGGGAAGAATGATTTTCTTCGCTTCGGAATATTTGGAATTCAAAACGCAGTAAAGACCGTATAGTAGAGAGCCCTTATTCAGCTTTCCTCGGTTTTTCAAATCCTCGAAATAGTTCGCGGCCATGGACCGACTTTCGACGAAATACATCTCTCCAAGCATCATCTCCACCGACGAATTCCCTTTAATTTGTCCGAGGATCCGTTCCAATTCCCTCTTTGCCTGAGCGAATTTACCTAGTTGGTTTAAGACCCCCGCTAGAAGGAAACGGGTCTCCCAAGCGTCCGGTCTTTGCTGTAGATAGTTCGAGAGATAGAAAAAGGCTTTGGCATTCTGTCCTTGGGAAAGATAGATCTTTCCTAGAGAAAGATTTACGAATTCCTTATATTTGGGATTTCCCTCTTTTCTTTCGATCGAATCATTCAAGGAAGTCAGATACAGAATGGATTTGGCGTTGTTTTGGATAGCGATGCTCGAGGAACTCAGCAAATAATACACGTACGAATCCGCTTGAAAACGACTCAGATTCTCTTCCAGAAAATCCACGGTCTTCTGGTATTCCGCCTGTTCGTAAAAGATACTGGCCTTAAGAAGGTACGATTCCCGATAATTCGGATCCGCTTTCTCCGCTTCCTCAGCCTCCTTTAAGGCTTCCTTGAATTGCCCGATCGAATAATGGGCCATTCCCTTGTTCCAGCGGGAAATCGCGGAAACACCCGCACCGACCGCTTCGGAACACCGGAAATACTTTTCGAATTCGTGTATGGCCTTTAGGGTTTTTTCCCCTCTCTCACGACCGTCCAGTCTCCTGGCCTCGTTCATCGTTTCGTAAGCGAGGGAAAGAAAAAAAGAAGGCCAAATGCTACGGCGTCTTCCCTCCTGATCCGAATCCGAGCAGAGTACTTTTTTTTCGGAATCCGAAGGGGAAGCGCCAAGACCGGCCAAGAGGCTAGTCGATAGAACTAGAATAGGAATAGTGCTTGCTAGTTTCATAATCCCCGGACGTGTATTAGCTTGGGAAGAAAGATCGGAGGAATCCTCCCCGCTCAGTCTACGCGGAGGACCGGATCCGTCGAACGAATTTTCCCTACCTTGAAGGAAAGAAATTGTTCAACATCCTACGAGAAAAGAAAAAACTTTTCCTAACCCTTCTCTTCATTTGGACGGTCGCCGCATTTTGGATTTTTCCGCGGAGATTCGAAATTCTTCGGGATGTCGCCCTTTGGCTCGATCCCCCAGTTCTCAATCCCTCTCTTTCTTTGGAATTGCAGGAGAAAGGGGATAAATTTCTGAACGAAAAGGTGGAATTCCGTCAGGTCGAGCATTATCTTCAATTGAATAAGATGTCGGAAGCGTGCTCGAGATCCAGAGATCTCGGAAAATCCGGAATGGAAGACATCTTTCGGATCCCATCATGGATGGAAGCCGAACGGAAAGGTTGGACTCTGGAAAAACTCGAAGGCAAGGATTCTCCGAGCCCCAAAAAAGGAAGAATCGATCCGAGCGACTACTGGAAAGAATTCTCTCCTCTCGTCCTAAAATCCTTGGATTTTTACAAACGGTCCCTGAGTTATAATCCCTTTGACGGATACAATGTGATTCCGAACCAACCAGGTTTCGGAACGATCCGGCCGCAGATTTTCGGCAAGAGTCTACTGGAAAAGATCCGACTTACCGCCTTTGCCACCTGTAGGCCTGAGGAAGCGATCGTCTCTCATTTCCAATCTCTGCTCAGCATAGAGGATCTCGTTTTCGAAAAGATTAAAGTGCGGAAAAAGGATCCGGTCTCCTGGTGGCAAAGGATCTTAAACTTCTTCCGATTTAGCTGCTCCGCCGACGAATCTACCGTAACGGAACCGGAACTTCCGAGAGAGATCCGAATTTGGCAAGCGATCCAAGAAGCGGATTCCTCCCCGATCGTATTTTCCGAAAAAAATCCGGAAAGGACCACGTTAAAAGCGAATCAGTACAAAAAACTCCTGCTAAGGACTCTGGAACTATTACGAGGCGAAGCCGGAACTGCAGGTTCCTCTTTTTCTCCCCAGGAATCCGTTTCCCTACATATGAGAATGCTATATTTCTCCTGCTCCCAAAGGGACATACCTCCGGAAGCAAAATATTGGGGAGCGTCCGCAATCGCAGCTTTACCTTGCAGAAATTCCGACGAAGAAGGATTGAAGCAGTTCTATTCCAATATGTTCCGTGCAGCCGAGTTCTATTATAGATTAGGAGATCGGGAAACTTCCTACAGAAAAAAAGCTTCGGAGTATTTCGAAGCGGTATAT from Leptospira fletcheri includes:
- a CDS encoding FAD-binding oxidoreductase — translated: MFYHELDADIDYSRKNLRWNAWGAIDRDFFRKAQMPEILELLKREFKLEKIKNTPSVALEEIKLPPTKLGASDLKQLSSIVGKNHLKTDRYERIFHSAGKSYYDVLRLHRNTLSSFVDGVVYPSKESEIVKILEYCGKNKITLIPFGGGSSVVGGLEVIKGKGHRAVISLDTTRMNEFLSLDEESHTATFQAGIYGPKLESILNEKGYTLGHFPQSFEYSTLGGWIAARSAGQQSNRYGKIEEILTSAKLISPSGTVETLRTPASSTGPDWNHIIAGSEGLLGVIVEATVKIHKIPEKRKYFGLVFPNLNASLGFIRTADHEEIKTSMLRLSDANETRLYEILGELGKKKNPVRVLKKWIQTRVLDAKGIGSEKCVVLVGLDGSEKEVAHSFENLKRIWRKSGALYAGEKLGQNWIHGRYNMPYLRNHIMEFGLGVDTMETSTTYERLEALHAAGLEALQSSIPGSIAMCHLSHSYPEGACLYYTILFPIEEKKPEEQWKRMKRKVSDAFSAHKAPISHHHGVGLDHKPWYEKTLGTAGVSGLNALKKSLDQKEILNPGKVFHS
- a CDS encoding enoyl-CoA hydratase/isomerase family protein, which translates into the protein MIEVVKNGHILELYIRTNEFNSLNVEFFRTLRKVMDDAEKDAGVKAILLSGRNDKFFSNGFDPEIFVGKDLAEIKRVLGEALGACGKVLFANRPVVCAMNGHSMGVGAVLAIFSDYRILVEKKGRIGFPESLIGLNFPSTAGFVLKELVGVKTARELLYSGKGLKSEEAVSLGLVDDSATPEDLIAKARKWCDGFATMALESVIGIKVSLRDSQRLVASQLETRDIDLLAAAIHSANGQEGMRSILEKRRPVFR
- a CDS encoding tetratricopeptide repeat protein: MKLASTIPILVLSTSLLAGLGASPSDSEKKVLCSDSDQEGRRRSIWPSFFLSLAYETMNEARRLDGRERGEKTLKAIHEFEKYFRCSEAVGAGVSAISRWNKGMAHYSIGQFKEALKEAEEAEKADPNYRESYLLKASIFYEQAEYQKTVDFLEENLSRFQADSYVYYLLSSSSIAIQNNAKSILYLTSLNDSIERKEGNPKYKEFVNLSLGKIYLSQGQNAKAFFYLSNYLQQRPDAWETRFLLAGVLNQLGKFAQAKRELERILGQIKGNSSVEMMLGEMYFVESRSMAANYFEDLKNRGKLNKGSLLYGLYCVLNSKYSEAKKIILPVREKYPNRLWVRLAMMEILKHEPDFKSEVFSRELMETAGIAVQSQLWNLAETLVNESIELAVKSNASKSDLAERYNFLATAYEQSGSVFRAIVAIRKAIELSENSEAARKYDLHLAFLLRSQPPGKFAEAEQITRKVIAEDSKNSYAHYLLGVLLSQAENFEGSRHAFEEAISLEPKTAIYYFYRAITLEKLGKIVDMETDLRKSIELDPENPIAYNYLGYYLSENGNRLEEAYSLVRKAVELAPDNEAYQDSLGWIYYKRGRLEDALLHLNLANQIMQEKNEKDPTIYEHLGDLHFDRGELGDSRSYWEKSEKLFQKKEDKVRIRQKLEKLKLKPVFSKP